A genomic segment from Gloeocapsopsis sp. IPPAS B-1203 encodes:
- a CDS encoding methyltransferase domain-containing protein translates to MTETKVRQQYDQMAAVYDQRWSSYVGSTLSFLQAWADISPTATVLDVACGTGEFERLLLADNSQQKIVGVDISEKMLAIAREKCRKYLNVSFYTAPASALPFADRSFDAIVCASSFHYFDDPQAALLEMKRVLKPHGHVVILDWCKDYLLCRICDWVLPIFDSAYKQCYTQAEFHSLLTSAGYQISRATRVRFGIVWGLMIATASVELGE, encoded by the coding sequence ATGACTGAAACTAAGGTTCGTCAGCAATATGACCAAATGGCAGCGGTGTACGATCAACGCTGGAGCAGCTATGTTGGTAGTACGTTATCGTTTCTCCAAGCTTGGGCAGATATTTCACCAACTGCAACTGTACTCGATGTTGCCTGTGGAACAGGAGAGTTTGAACGGCTACTACTCGCTGATAATTCTCAGCAAAAGATTGTCGGGGTGGATATTTCCGAGAAGATGCTCGCGATCGCCCGCGAAAAATGTCGCAAGTATCTTAATGTTTCATTTTATACCGCTCCTGCATCGGCGTTACCTTTTGCTGATCGCAGTTTTGATGCGATCGTGTGTGCGAGTTCGTTTCACTATTTTGACGATCCTCAGGCGGCTTTGCTAGAGATGAAACGCGTTCTCAAGCCTCATGGTCACGTCGTCATTTTAGATTGGTGCAAAGATTACTTACTGTGTAGAATCTGCGACTGGGTGTTACCAATTTTTGATTCTGCTTACAAGCAATGTTACACGCAAGCAGAGTTTCATTCTTTACTAACATCCGCAGGATATCAAATTTCCCGTGCTACAAGAGTTCGCTTTGGGATTGTATGGGGGTTAATGATTGCTACAGCTTCTGTAGAGCTTGGCGAATAA
- a CDS encoding DUF1830 domain-containing protein, which translates to MTQSFASTTECDRQILCCYVNHTSLLQITRISNIPSWYFERTVFPGQRLFFTAPPEAELEIHTSKLVNATLSDKILCSRLQVHEGSGEII; encoded by the coding sequence ATGACCCAAAGTTTTGCCTCAACAACAGAATGCGATCGCCAAATCTTATGTTGCTACGTCAATCATACTAGTCTGTTGCAGATTACCCGCATTTCTAACATCCCTAGCTGGTACTTTGAACGAACTGTTTTTCCTGGACAAAGACTTTTTTTTACAGCACCACCAGAAGCTGAGTTAGAAATCCACACCAGTAAGCTCGTTAATGCGACTTTATCCGATAAAATTCTTTGTTCTCGTTTGCAGGTTCATGAGGGATCTGGAGAGATAATTTAA
- a CDS encoding efflux RND transporter periplasmic adaptor subunit, whose amino-acid sequence MQVTKLQLEPLRTWGNSVLLSYIKPATILCSGVVFSFIFFATSSRVLPHGGHSHEFGEGSSANQAPGEIQVDAETAKRIGIKVEPVTRQQLAIGIKTTGQIETLPNQKVEVTAPLNSTVVELLVNPGDAIRKGQAVAVISSPELVQLRVESQEKQAEGIADLQQAQADLNLAQQNYQQYAQIAAAEIAQARSQVNFAQEKYNRDRELVAAGALPRRNALESQTELAQAQAELTKATSRRDVLAAETQLKRAQSAVKVAQSRINLSNATYQTRLQQLGTQANARGLVTVTAPISGTIVDREVTLGQSFQDAGGKLMTIMNNSRVFATANIYEKDLAQIQTNQRVNAKVAALPNRTFSGRITRIGSVVAGETRVLPVQAELDNLEGQLKPGMFTELEILTDRTATPRLAILSSAVVEANGSQLVYVQNGSAYLPVEVTLGETFGDMVEVESGLFEGDLVVTQRSPQLYAQSLRAGNTTTADTPEETPSQPQSQTQNPLPWWLVGVGGGAVIATGAFMAGVWSSRRHQRRLVIFNKQHHEPNPQIDQP is encoded by the coding sequence ATGCAGGTAACTAAACTTCAACTTGAGCCTTTAAGGACATGGGGAAACAGTGTGCTTCTTAGCTATATTAAACCAGCAACAATTTTGTGTTCTGGAGTAGTATTCAGCTTTATCTTCTTTGCAACTTCTAGTAGGGTTTTACCGCATGGTGGACACAGCCATGAATTTGGTGAGGGAAGCAGTGCAAATCAAGCTCCTGGTGAGATTCAAGTTGATGCAGAAACTGCTAAACGTATTGGTATCAAAGTTGAACCCGTGACACGTCAGCAGTTAGCAATTGGAATTAAAACAACAGGACAAATTGAAACTTTACCCAATCAAAAAGTTGAGGTGACAGCACCACTGAACAGTACAGTAGTGGAGTTGTTAGTTAATCCTGGTGATGCAATCAGGAAAGGGCAAGCAGTTGCTGTTATTTCCAGTCCAGAATTAGTGCAACTGCGAGTAGAATCTCAAGAGAAACAAGCCGAGGGAATTGCAGATTTACAGCAAGCGCAAGCTGATTTGAATCTAGCGCAACAAAATTATCAGCAATACGCACAGATCGCAGCCGCAGAAATTGCCCAAGCCCGCAGTCAAGTTAACTTTGCTCAAGAAAAGTACAACCGCGATCGCGAGTTAGTCGCAGCAGGTGCGCTACCACGTCGCAACGCCCTCGAATCGCAAACCGAACTAGCGCAAGCTCAAGCTGAATTAACAAAAGCAACCAGTCGCCGAGATGTATTAGCAGCAGAAACACAACTCAAACGCGCTCAATCAGCAGTTAAAGTCGCGCAGTCGCGCATCAATTTGAGTAATGCGACTTATCAAACAAGACTGCAACAACTTGGTACGCAAGCGAATGCTAGGGGGTTAGTCACGGTAACTGCTCCTATATCCGGTACGATTGTGGATCGCGAAGTTACGCTTGGTCAATCGTTTCAGGATGCTGGTGGTAAACTGATGACGATTATGAATAACAGCCGCGTATTTGCTACGGCAAATATCTATGAAAAAGATTTAGCTCAAATTCAAACAAATCAGCGTGTTAATGCTAAGGTGGCGGCGCTACCTAATCGCACCTTCAGCGGACGAATTACGCGCATTGGCTCAGTCGTAGCAGGAGAAACGCGAGTTCTACCAGTGCAAGCAGAACTTGATAATCTTGAAGGACAACTTAAGCCAGGAATGTTTACCGAGTTAGAAATTCTCACCGATCGCACTGCAACACCTCGATTAGCAATTCTTAGTAGTGCAGTTGTTGAGGCAAATGGTAGTCAACTCGTTTATGTTCAAAATGGTAGTGCTTATTTGCCCGTTGAAGTGACCTTGGGTGAAACTTTTGGTGACATGGTTGAAGTTGAGAGCGGTTTATTTGAAGGAGATTTAGTCGTGACGCAGAGATCGCCGCAACTTTATGCCCAATCTTTACGCGCTGGTAATACGACAACAGCAGATACTCCTGAAGAAACCCCAAGTCAACCACAATCGCAAACTCAAAATCCTCTTCCTTGGTGGTTAGTTGGAGTCGGGGGAGGTGCAGTTATTGCCACAGGAGCGTTCATGGCGGGTGTTTGGTCGAGTCGTCGCCACCAACGCCGCTTAGTTATTTTCAACAAGCAACACCACGAGCCAAATCCTCAAATCGATCAGCCATAG
- a CDS encoding DUF305 domain-containing protein: MLLKKRFALNIMAIAATGGFIVSCAAVPPTQTQVTNTPASGTHDMQGMPHNGMDHAMAMNLGPADENYDLRFIDAMIPHHQGAVEMAQEALEKSQRAEIRELATEIIAAQQREITQLQQWRQAWYPQASDAPVAYDPQTGETVPMSQQQMHSMMMHGDLGAADAEFDRRLIDAMIPHHESAVIMAQDALEKSQRPEIRNLAQEIINSQETEIEQMQEWRQAWYKQ; encoded by the coding sequence ATGCTTTTAAAAAAGCGTTTTGCGTTAAATATTATGGCGATCGCTGCAACAGGTGGATTCATCGTATCTTGTGCAGCTGTTCCGCCGACTCAAACGCAAGTAACAAATACACCAGCGTCAGGTACTCATGATATGCAGGGAATGCCGCATAATGGTATGGATCATGCCATGGCAATGAATTTAGGTCCTGCGGATGAGAACTACGACTTGCGATTTATAGATGCGATGATTCCCCACCATCAAGGTGCTGTAGAAATGGCGCAAGAAGCTTTAGAAAAATCTCAACGCGCAGAAATTCGAGAGCTAGCGACAGAGATCATTGCAGCGCAACAACGGGAAATTACACAATTGCAGCAGTGGCGACAAGCATGGTATCCGCAAGCCAGTGACGCTCCCGTCGCTTACGATCCTCAGACAGGTGAAACCGTACCAATGTCTCAACAGCAGATGCATAGCATGATGATGCATGGCGATCTAGGGGCTGCTGATGCTGAATTTGATCGACGCCTCATTGATGCGATGATTCCTCATCACGAAAGCGCTGTCATTATGGCGCAAGATGCTTTAGAGAAATCTCAGCGTCCTGAAATTAGAAATTTGGCTCAAGAAATTATCAATTCACAAGAGACAGAAATCGAGCAGATGCAAGAGTGGCGACAAGCTTGGTATAAGCAATAG
- the rppA gene encoding two-component system response regulator RppA, whose amino-acid sequence MRVLLVEDEPDLGRAIKRILNREKYIVDLVLDGAEAWHYLETDWTQYTLAIFDWLLPGMSGIELCQRLRQQHNSLPVLILTAKDRMEDKVTGLDAGADDYLVKPFGMAELLARLRALQRRVPQMQPQQLQVGNLTLDYQTHTVCAQDSLGTQQVIVLTAKEFQLLEYFLQHPNQIVTSDQIRNQLWEVNAESVSNVVAAQIRLLRRKLAQSSSDRFIETVHGIGYRFHATDASK is encoded by the coding sequence ATGAGAGTGTTGCTTGTTGAAGATGAGCCGGATTTGGGAAGGGCGATTAAGCGCATTTTGAATCGAGAAAAGTATATTGTTGATTTGGTTTTAGATGGTGCTGAGGCGTGGCACTATTTAGAGACTGATTGGACGCAGTACACGCTAGCGATTTTTGACTGGTTGCTACCAGGAATGTCAGGTATCGAACTATGTCAGCGGCTACGACAGCAACACAATTCTTTGCCAGTGTTGATACTAACAGCTAAAGACCGAATGGAGGATAAAGTTACAGGATTAGATGCTGGTGCTGATGATTATTTGGTTAAGCCGTTTGGTATGGCAGAATTATTGGCACGGTTGCGCGCTTTGCAACGGAGAGTCCCTCAGATGCAACCGCAACAACTGCAAGTTGGCAATCTTACTCTTGACTATCAAACTCATACAGTTTGTGCGCAAGATAGCTTGGGAACGCAGCAGGTGATTGTGTTAACAGCAAAAGAGTTTCAATTGTTAGAGTATTTCTTGCAGCATCCTAATCAGATTGTGACTAGTGACCAAATTCGGAATCAATTATGGGAAGTCAATGCAGAATCAGTAAGTAATGTAGTAGCTGCACAAATCCGATTGTTACGACGCAAGCTAGCTCAATCGAGTAGCGATCGCTTTATCGAAACTGTACACGGTATCGGATATCGTTTTCATGCGACCGATGCATCAAAATAA
- a CDS encoding DICT sensory domain-containing protein, with the protein MRILHSPLQELLQARPDLHPQRYFKSSLTALSHAIEDLVLNGKDKPLVIANFQRERFYRTETRRYQQIAQRTDQVYVLATPESNFASAAEPYETIPFDHRDQLVNEWHLVVVGQEYTACLICQEHFTPDAPPVIDQARQFEGIWTFDRQISCQVAHLLLARILVYRPELAQKIQQARVRFSLNAIPLMASVGRGSIDAVTFTERLVTHLQASQYRLLKAYRTIATQERQERLVNSITTAIRRSLNLHEILTTAVEELGRTFEHCRCLLYRCDRIYQDVTIEYEALAPGMTALKGETWLLVDNPLFQAAVATEKAIAVTDVTKLPSLQANPALTTLLSRSRIRSWLLVPVIYQETLLGMLEIHHTGAEPYIWQEQDVGLVEAIANQVGVALIQAQAYIRLEELNNQLAALERTRSNLIAIVGHELRTPLSTIQICLETLASEPEMTLEMQQVMLQTALTDAERLRKLTQDFITLSRLESGQVHWQLEPISLQECLNLALNSLKAWWSPQDLARIAVNLPSKLPLVLADGEGLVQVLTKLIDNALKFAPDGKVTIKARSLKNKLASKRTSLIEVCIADTGRGIEPSQLEAIFTRFSQEEEYLRRISSGTGLGLAICRQIVQGLGGQIWAESRGKNQGSQFYFTVPVS; encoded by the coding sequence ATGAGGATTTTGCATTCTCCACTCCAGGAGTTACTTCAAGCCCGACCTGACTTACATCCTCAAAGGTATTTCAAGTCTTCCTTAACGGCGCTATCGCACGCGATCGAAGATTTAGTCCTCAATGGGAAAGATAAACCGTTAGTCATCGCCAATTTTCAACGCGAACGCTTTTATCGCACCGAAACAAGACGCTATCAGCAAATTGCCCAACGCACTGATCAAGTTTACGTTTTGGCTACACCAGAGTCTAACTTTGCATCTGCAGCCGAACCTTACGAAACAATTCCTTTCGATCATCGCGATCAGCTGGTAAATGAGTGGCACTTAGTTGTTGTGGGGCAGGAATACACGGCTTGTTTAATTTGTCAAGAGCATTTCACGCCAGACGCGCCTCCAGTCATCGATCAAGCGCGACAGTTTGAGGGAATCTGGACTTTTGATCGGCAAATTAGCTGTCAAGTCGCTCATCTTTTACTTGCAAGGATTCTAGTTTACCGACCAGAGTTAGCCCAGAAAATACAACAAGCGCGAGTAAGGTTCAGTTTAAATGCAATTCCACTCATGGCGTCAGTGGGACGAGGAAGTATTGACGCTGTAACATTTACTGAACGCTTAGTGACTCATTTGCAAGCAAGTCAGTATCGCTTGTTGAAAGCTTATCGCACGATCGCAACCCAAGAACGCCAAGAACGTCTCGTTAACTCAATCACTACTGCAATTCGCCGTTCGTTGAATTTACACGAGATTCTCACGACGGCTGTAGAGGAATTAGGACGAACTTTTGAGCATTGTCGCTGTTTACTGTATCGTTGCGATCGCATTTATCAAGATGTCACGATTGAGTACGAAGCCCTAGCGCCTGGAATGACGGCGTTAAAAGGAGAAACTTGGCTTTTAGTTGATAATCCCTTGTTTCAAGCTGCTGTAGCAACCGAAAAAGCGATCGCTGTTACAGACGTAACCAAACTTCCTAGCTTACAAGCAAATCCGGCGTTAACAACTCTGCTATCACGTTCTAGGATTCGCTCGTGGTTACTCGTTCCTGTGATTTACCAAGAAACACTACTTGGGATGTTGGAAATTCATCACACAGGCGCGGAACCCTATATTTGGCAAGAGCAAGATGTTGGTTTAGTAGAAGCGATCGCAAATCAAGTCGGTGTTGCTTTAATTCAAGCGCAAGCATATATTCGCCTCGAAGAACTTAACAATCAATTAGCTGCATTAGAACGCACTCGGAGCAACTTAATTGCGATTGTTGGTCATGAATTGCGTACTCCTTTATCTACAATCCAAATTTGTTTGGAAACTTTAGCATCTGAACCAGAAATGACGTTAGAAATGCAGCAAGTCATGCTGCAAACAGCTTTGACTGATGCTGAGCGTCTGCGAAAGCTCACTCAAGATTTTATTACGCTTTCTCGCTTAGAAAGTGGACAGGTTCATTGGCAATTAGAACCAATTTCACTCCAGGAATGTCTTAATTTAGCCCTGAATAGTCTCAAAGCTTGGTGGTCGCCACAAGATTTGGCTCGTATAGCTGTCAATCTACCATCAAAATTACCGCTTGTTTTGGCAGATGGTGAAGGACTGGTTCAAGTTTTGACTAAATTAATTGATAATGCTTTAAAGTTTGCACCTGATGGTAAAGTCACAATCAAGGCGCGATCGCTAAAAAATAAGCTAGCATCCAAGCGCACTTCTCTGATTGAAGTCTGTATTGCTGACACAGGTAGAGGTATTGAACCAAGTCAGTTAGAAGCCATATTTACTCGTTTCTCGCAAGAAGAAGAATATCTCCGACGCATCTCCAGTGGAACAGGGCTAGGACTCGCAATTTGTCGCCAGATTGTTCAAGGTTTGGGAGGACAAATTTGGGCTGAGTCTAGAGGTAAAAATCAGGGCAGTCAGTTTTACTTTACAGTGCCAGTAAGTTAG
- a CDS encoding efflux RND transporter permease subunit, whose amino-acid sequence MLNAILKWSIVRRWLVVLGAIAVTVLGIYNLTQMPLDVFPDFAPPQVEIQTEAPGLAPEEVEALITLPIESAINGTPGVTTVRSSSAVGISVVKVIFGWRTDVYQARQLVTERLQQAQSKLPQGIEPPQISPIASPIGTVFQYALTAETTPLMEVRRIVDRDITNRILAVPGVSQVIAYGGDIRQYQVLVDSARLQAFDVTLAEVTEAAAAANTNAAGGFLVTPDQEILIRGIGRITALEDLQQSVVTARNGTPVLLSDVANVQIGAALQRGDGSLDGQRAVVVTINKQPQADTPTVTQAIETAMAEVQSSLPQDVSVTVTFRQENFIDDAIANVQGALRDGVIIVSIILLLFLMNWRTALITLSAIPLSVLVGMMILNLFGQGINTMTLGGLAVAIGSVVDDSIVDMENAYRGLRKNQLATNPVHPFQVVYDTSVEVRVSVLFSTVIIAVVFAPIFTLTGVEGRIFAPMGVAYLVSIFASTLVAMTLSPALCAILLAHQQLPTEETWISRAAQRLYRPLLKFAINVPSVILTVAIAAFIAAMLILPFLGRVFLPEFQERSLVNAMVLYPGTSLETTNQAGMALQAALKDDPRFETIQLRTGRAPGDADAGGVNFGHVDIEISDEGMRNRAATVEKVREEFAKLPGVAPSIGGFISHRMDEVLSGVRSAIAVKIFGPQLNQLRSIGTEVEAAMRNVAGVVDLQLEPQVPIKQVQIQFDRAAAARYSLSVGQVSAVIETALNGRVVSQVLQEQQLFDLLVWLQADARNNLDTIRNLLIDTPNGQKIPLAQVAQINYGTGPNTINRENVSRLIVVSANVSGRDLGSVIADIRNNINELQLPAGYFIQYGGQFESEQRATQNLLFFGTLALVVIAVLMYFAVKSMTAMLMIMINLPLALVGGIFAVALSGGVLSVASMVGFITLFGIATRNGLLLVENYNSKFAQGMPIKKVLLTGSMERLVAILMTALTSALGMVPLVIGGGAGKEILQPLAVVVLGGLFTSTALTLLVLPALYAQFNKFLVPQKVVLHEEF is encoded by the coding sequence ATGTTAAATGCCATCCTCAAGTGGTCGATTGTCCGACGCTGGCTTGTTGTTTTGGGAGCGATCGCGGTAACTGTGTTAGGAATTTATAACTTGACACAAATGCCATTAGATGTATTTCCAGATTTTGCCCCGCCCCAAGTCGAGATTCAAACAGAAGCCCCAGGACTCGCGCCTGAAGAAGTTGAAGCGCTGATTACACTACCGATTGAAAGTGCAATTAACGGAACTCCTGGAGTGACAACCGTTCGTTCTTCATCTGCTGTGGGTATTTCGGTTGTTAAAGTCATTTTTGGTTGGAGAACCGATGTTTATCAAGCGCGTCAACTCGTGACAGAACGATTGCAGCAAGCGCAAAGTAAGCTACCACAGGGCATTGAGCCACCACAAATTTCTCCGATCGCTTCGCCCATTGGGACAGTTTTTCAATATGCTTTGACTGCTGAAACAACACCATTAATGGAGGTACGGCGAATTGTCGATCGCGATATCACAAACCGCATATTGGCAGTTCCTGGGGTTTCACAAGTTATCGCCTACGGTGGAGATATTCGTCAATATCAAGTTCTAGTTGATTCAGCGCGGTTGCAAGCATTTGATGTCACGTTAGCCGAAGTCACAGAAGCAGCAGCAGCAGCGAATACAAATGCAGCGGGGGGTTTTCTGGTAACTCCCGATCAAGAGATATTAATTCGCGGTATTGGCAGAATTACAGCCCTGGAAGACTTGCAGCAATCCGTTGTGACTGCCCGTAATGGAACACCTGTGTTGTTGAGTGATGTTGCTAATGTGCAGATTGGTGCTGCACTGCAACGCGGGGATGGTAGTTTAGATGGTCAACGCGCTGTTGTTGTGACAATTAACAAACAGCCACAAGCTGACACGCCTACGGTAACACAGGCAATTGAAACTGCCATGGCAGAAGTTCAGTCGAGTCTACCGCAAGATGTAAGTGTAACTGTTACTTTTCGTCAGGAAAATTTTATCGATGATGCGATCGCTAATGTGCAAGGTGCGTTACGCGATGGCGTCATTATTGTCTCAATTATCCTGTTGCTGTTTTTGATGAATTGGCGGACTGCGTTGATTACGTTGAGTGCAATTCCACTTTCTGTACTCGTCGGTATGATGATTCTCAACTTGTTTGGGCAAGGTATTAATACGATGACACTAGGAGGATTAGCTGTTGCAATTGGTTCAGTCGTTGATGACTCGATTGTGGATATGGAAAATGCCTATCGGGGACTGCGCAAAAATCAGTTAGCCACAAATCCTGTGCATCCGTTTCAAGTTGTGTATGACACGTCTGTGGAAGTGCGAGTCAGCGTGTTGTTTTCTACCGTAATTATCGCGGTTGTTTTTGCGCCAATTTTTACGCTAACAGGAGTCGAAGGGCGCATTTTTGCCCCTATGGGCGTGGCGTATTTAGTATCGATTTTCGCTTCTACTTTAGTCGCAATGACGCTTTCACCTGCATTATGTGCGATTTTGCTAGCACATCAGCAATTACCTACTGAAGAAACTTGGATTTCTCGCGCTGCACAACGACTATATCGCCCGTTGCTGAAGTTTGCAATTAATGTCCCCAGTGTGATTTTGACAGTGGCGATCGCCGCATTTATTGCCGCAATGCTTATTCTACCTTTCCTAGGGCGCGTATTTTTACCAGAGTTTCAAGAGCGATCGCTGGTGAATGCGATGGTGCTTTATCCTGGGACTTCTTTAGAAACGACAAATCAAGCTGGAATGGCACTTCAAGCCGCACTCAAAGACGATCCGCGCTTTGAAACTATTCAACTCCGCACTGGGCGCGCGCCAGGAGATGCAGATGCGGGTGGTGTCAATTTTGGACACGTCGATATCGAAATTAGCGATGAGGGAATGAGAAATCGCGCAGCAACGGTAGAGAAAGTCCGTGAAGAGTTTGCCAAATTACCAGGAGTTGCTCCGAGTATTGGCGGATTTATTTCGCATCGCATGGATGAAGTGTTATCTGGGGTGCGCAGTGCGATCGCAGTGAAAATTTTTGGTCCCCAACTCAATCAGTTACGCAGCATTGGTACTGAAGTTGAAGCCGCTATGCGCAATGTTGCAGGCGTTGTAGACTTGCAACTCGAACCACAAGTTCCGATTAAACAAGTACAAATTCAGTTTGATCGTGCTGCGGCTGCACGTTATAGTTTATCAGTAGGTCAAGTATCAGCAGTGATTGAAACTGCGTTGAATGGGCGCGTTGTTTCGCAAGTTTTACAAGAACAACAATTATTTGATTTATTAGTGTGGTTACAAGCCGATGCGCGTAACAATTTAGACACGATTCGTAATTTATTAATTGATACTCCAAATGGACAAAAGATTCCTTTGGCTCAAGTAGCTCAAATTAATTATGGTACTGGTCCAAATACAATTAATCGCGAAAACGTTTCGCGGTTAATTGTTGTTTCTGCAAATGTGTCTGGTCGCGATTTAGGGTCGGTAATTGCAGATATTCGGAATAATATTAACGAGCTTCAACTGCCTGCTGGCTATTTTATTCAGTACGGCGGACAATTTGAATCTGAACAACGTGCAACACAAAACTTACTTTTCTTTGGTACTTTGGCACTGGTTGTTATTGCTGTACTGATGTATTTTGCTGTTAAATCAATGACAGCAATGTTGATGATTATGATTAATCTTCCTTTGGCTTTAGTCGGCGGAATTTTTGCGGTTGCTTTGAGTGGTGGAGTTCTTTCGGTTGCATCTATGGTAGGGTTTATTACGTTGTTTGGTATTGCAACTCGTAATGGACTGTTGCTTGTTGAAAATTACAATAGTAAATTTGCTCAAGGAATGCCAATCAAAAAAGTTTTGTTGACAGGCTCGATGGAACGACTGGTTGCAATTTTAATGACGGCGCTTACTTCGGCTTTAGGTATGGTTCCTTTGGTTATTGGTGGTGGTGCTGGTAAGGAAATATTACAACCTTTAGCTGTTGTTGTACTAGGTGGATTGTTTACTTCTACGGCTTTGACTTTGTTGGTTTTGCCTGCTTTGTATGCACAGTTTAATAAGTTTTTGGTTCCGCAGAAAGTTGTGTTGCATGAAGAATTTTAA
- the rppB gene encoding two-component system sensor histidine kinase RppB, with amino-acid sequence MHQNKLFQQTRWQLAGWYTLVMGFILSMCGLGLYEAVDHAHQQTLDRELESVAGTLHDSIEATLQQPGQLNLKAQQLLPEPRTEHVLGALHQGDYYIRLLNNSEQVVAVAGFQPEGLPLTSPQVTWQTLEDPHGNRYHQISLPLHTRNNLDWGYMQVGRSLQDIDDYLANVRLILLLGLPIAMILVGGASWWLAGLAMQPIYQSYSQIQQFTADAAHELRTPLAALGATVESALLMPSLSESEARDTLRTVERQNRRLTTLVTDLLLLARLERQRVSVRRECCLNDIINDLVEELAAWAIASEVQLNAELKVNQQLLIVGDEEQLYRLVSNLIDNAIQYTPPGGAITVRLDRSDRHAVIQVQDTGIGIAPQAQQKIFDRFYRVSSDRSRHTGGSGLGLAIAQAIVQVHGGSLQIQSELGKGSTFAIYLPLNITSNHKTH; translated from the coding sequence ATGCATCAAAATAAATTATTTCAGCAGACTCGTTGGCAATTGGCAGGCTGGTATACGCTTGTTATGGGCTTTATCCTTAGTATGTGTGGTTTGGGATTGTATGAGGCAGTCGATCATGCGCATCAGCAAACACTCGATCGCGAGCTAGAATCGGTTGCAGGAACACTACATGATAGTATTGAAGCTACACTACAACAACCTGGACAGTTAAATTTAAAAGCACAACAACTCTTACCTGAACCAAGAACAGAACACGTTCTCGGAGCGCTTCATCAAGGTGATTACTATATTCGATTGCTCAATAACTCAGAACAAGTTGTTGCAGTAGCAGGGTTTCAACCTGAAGGATTACCGCTGACATCGCCGCAAGTCACTTGGCAAACGCTCGAAGATCCACACGGAAATCGCTATCACCAAATTTCGTTGCCGTTACATACCCGAAATAACCTTGATTGGGGCTATATGCAGGTAGGGCGGAGTTTGCAAGATATCGATGATTATCTGGCAAATGTCAGGTTGATTTTATTGTTGGGGTTGCCGATCGCAATGATTTTAGTTGGTGGTGCCAGTTGGTGGTTAGCTGGGTTAGCTATGCAACCGATTTACCAATCTTATAGTCAAATTCAACAATTTACCGCAGATGCTGCCCATGAATTGCGAACGCCCTTAGCTGCATTAGGAGCAACCGTAGAATCAGCACTCTTGATGCCTAGTTTATCTGAATCAGAGGCACGAGATACTTTACGTACTGTTGAGCGTCAGAATCGACGGTTAACTACTCTAGTAACAGATTTACTTTTGCTAGCTCGTCTGGAACGACAGCGCGTATCAGTTCGCCGCGAATGCTGTCTCAATGACATTATCAACGATTTAGTCGAAGAACTAGCTGCTTGGGCGATCGCATCCGAGGTACAACTCAATGCTGAACTAAAAGTAAATCAGCAATTACTGATTGTCGGTGATGAAGAGCAACTGTACCGCTTGGTGTCTAATTTGATCGATAATGCAATTCAATATACCCCTCCAGGTGGTGCGATAACTGTACGTTTAGACCGTAGCGATCGCCATGCTGTGATTCAAGTGCAAGATACCGGCATTGGCATTGCGCCGCAAGCACAACAAAAAATTTTTGACCGCTTCTATCGCGTTAGTAGCGATCGCTCGCGTCATACAGGTGGTTCTGGGCTAGGACTTGCGATCGCCCAGGCAATTGTACAAGTACACGGAGGAAGCTTACAGATACAAAGTGAGTTAGGTAAAGGTAGCACGTTTGCGATCTATTTGCCCTTGAACATAACCTCAAATCACAAAACTCATTGA